GCCCTCCACCGCGTCGCGATAGGTGACCAGGTTGAACTGGCCCAGCTCGCTCTCGATCGGCTGTTCGGAGACGCGCTGCACGGTGCGCTCGTGGATCATGCGGTAGTGGATCAGGTCGGCGATGGTGCCGATCTTCAGGCCATGCTCGGCAGCGAACACTTCCAGTTCGGCGCGACGCGACATGGTGCCGTCGTCGTTCATCACCTCACAGATCACCCCGCTCGGCTCGAAACCGGCCATGCGCGCCAGGTCGCAAGCGGCCTCGGTGTGGCCGGCACGGGCCAGGGTGCCGCCGGGCTGGGCCATCAGCGGGAAGATGTGGCCGGGGCTGACGATGTCCTCGGCCTTGGCGTCCTTGGCGGCAGCGGCCTGCACGGTGCGAGCGCGGTCGGCGGCGGAGATGCCGGTGGTGACGCCTTCGGCGGCCTCGATCGACACGGTGAACTTGGTGCCGAAGCCCGAGCCGTTGCGCGGCGCCATCAGCGGCAGCTTCAGTGTTTCGCAGCGCTCGCGGGTCATCGGCATGCAGATCAGGCCACGGGCGTGCTTGGCCATGAAGTTGATGTGCTCGGGCAGGCAGCACTCGGCCGCCATGATGATGTCGCCTTCGTTCTCGCGGTCTTCGTCATCCATGAGGATGACCATTTTGCCCTGGCGGATGTCTTCGACCAGTTCTTCGATGCTGTTGAGCGCCACGCGGCACCCCCTTCTCAATCAGGATTTCAAGAAGCCGTTGGCGGCCAGGAAGCTTTCGGTGATGCCACTGCCTTTGCTCGGCTCGGCGGCCTTGTCGCCCAGCAGCAGACGCTCCAGGTAACGGGCCAGCAGGTCGACCTCAAGGTTCACCCGACGCCCTGCGCGGTAGTCGGCCATGATGGTTTCGGACAGGGTGTGCGGGACGATGGTCAGCTCGAACTCGGCGCCATCGACTTCGTTGACCGTCAGGCTGGTGCCGTCGACGGTGATCGAGCCCTTGTGGGCGATGTACTTGGCCAGTTCCTTGGGCGCGCGCACGCGGAACTGGATGGCGCGGGCGTTATCGGCACGCGAGACGATCTCGCCGACACCGTCGACGTGGCCGCTGACCAAGTGGCCACCCAGGCGGGTGGTGGGGGTCAGGGCCTTTTCCAGGTTGACCCGGCTGCCGCTCTTGAGATCGACCATGGCGGTGCGCTTGAGGGTCTCGACGCTGACGTCGGCCCAGAAGCCGTCGCCGGGCAGTTCGACGGCGGTCAGGCACACGCCGTTGACCGCGATGCTGTCGCCGAGCTTGACGTCGCCCAGGTCGAGCTTGCCGGTCTCTACGTAGACGCGCACGTCACCGCCCTTGGGGGTGAGGCTGCGGATGGTGCCGATGGATTCGATGATGCCGGTGAACATGGTGTTCTCCTAGATACGGGCTGCGCGAGGCAAGCCAGGCATTATACGCCGGGGGGCGGCAGGGGGATGGCAGTGACTCGCCAGTCATCGCCGACCGCGCGCATTTCGGTGATCTTCAGCCGCGGCGCCTCGCTCATTTTCGACAGCGGCCAGTCCAGCAACGGGCGGGCGTCGGAGCCGAGGAAGGTGCCGGCGACGAACAGCTGGTACTCGTCGACCAGGCCCTGGCGGGCGAAGGCGCCGACCAGGCCGGCACCGGCCTCCAGCAGGATTTCGTTGACCCCGCGCCCGGCCAGGGTGCGCAGCAGTGCCGGCAGGTCGACGCGACCCTCGCTACCGGGCAGATTGATCAGTTCATGACCGGCGGCCGCATAGCGCGGGTCTTCACCAGCGGCGGTCACCACCAGCGCCGGGCCGGCCTGGAAGAAGGGCGCGTCCAGTGGCAAGCGCAGGCGCCCGTCGACCAGCACGCGCAACGGCGGGCGCGACAGGGCCAGAGTGGTGAGCGCGTCATCCAGGCCCAGTTCCTCGCCGCGCACGGTCATGCGGGCCTGGTCGAACAGCACGCTCTCGGCGCTGGTCAGTACCACGCTGGAGCGGGCGCGCAGGCGCTGCACCGCGGCACGCGCCGCGGGGCCGGTGATCCATTGGCTTTCGCCGCTGGCCATGGCGGTGCGGCCGTCCAGGCTCATCGCCAGCTTGGCGCGCACGAACGGCAGGCCCTGCTCCATGCGCTTGAGGAACCCCGGGTTGAGCGCGCGGGCCTCGGCCTCGAGCACGCCGCTGGCGACTTCGATGCCGGCCTCGCGCAGGCGCTGCAAGCCGTTGCCGGCCACTTGCGGATTGGGGTCCTGCATGGCCGCCACCACCCGCGCCACCCCGGCCTTGACCAGCGCATCGGCGCACGGCGGCGTGCGGCCATGGTGGCTGCAGGGCTCGAGGGTGACGTAGGCACAGGCGCCGCGGGCGCGCTCGCCGGCCTGGCGCAGGGCATGGACCTCGGCGTGCGGCTCGCCGGCGCGCACATGCCAGCCTTCGCCGACCACCTCGCCGTCACGCACGATCACGCAGCCTACGCGGGGGTTGGGGTGGGTGCTGTACAGGCCCTTGCGGGCCAGTTCCACGGCGCGGGCCATGTAGTGGGCGTCGAGAATGGCTTGGCTGGACATGCTTACTCTTTAGCCGGCTCGCGGGCCAGGCGGTCGATTTCTTCGCGGAATTCGTCGAGGTCCTGGAAGCGCCGGTAGACCGAGGCGAAACGGATGTAGGCCACCTCGTCGAGCTTGCGCAGCTCGGCCATCACCATCTCACCAACCACCAGCGACTTCACTTCGCGCTCGCCGGTGGCACGCAGGCGGCTCTTGATGTGCGCCAGCGCCGCTTCCAGGCGCTCGACGCTGACCGGGCGCTTCTCCAGCGCGCGCTGCATGCCGGCGCGCAGCTTGTCTTCGTCGAAGGGCTGGCGCGTGCCGTCCTGCTTGATCAGCCGGGGCAGGACCAGCTCGGCGGTTTCAAAGGTAGTGAAGCGCTCGCCGCAGGCGACGCATTCGCGCCGGCGACGCACCTGTTCGCCCTCGGCGACCAGACGCGAGTCGATGACCTTGGTGTCGTTGGCACCGCAAAACGGACAGTGCATGGTGGCAGGCAACAAAAAAAGGGAGGGCCATGGTAGCGCATTGCACTGGCAAGACAAGCCAAAGGGTTTACCATCCATGCAAATCTGCCCGTGAAGGACTACCTCATGCACCCTCGAGCGCTCGTCGTGCTGTGTTGCGCCGCCCTGCTCGCCGCCTGCGGCAGCGACCGCCCCAAGCCGGAACAGGCCCCGGCCCCGGTGCCGGCCAAAGTGGCGAAGAAAACCGAACCCCTGGGCCCGCTGCCGGCCTACCAGCGCGAGTTGAGCGGCACCCTGCTGGAAATCCCGGCAGGCGCTGACGTGGAGCTGGCCCTGCTGGTGATCGATGAGCGTGGCCGGCCCCAGCAACTGCTGGCCAGCAGCACCCTGAGCGGCACCGGCCAGGCCCTGCCCTACCGCCTGCGCTTCAACCCCGAAGCCTTCCCCGCCGGCGCCCGGGTCGAACTGCGCGGCCGTGCCAGCCGCTCCGGCCAGCTGATCCTGCACCTGCCGCCGGTTCGCATTGCCCAGGCCCAAACCCAGGCCACCGGTCCGCTGCGTTTCGAAAAGGCACCCTAGATGGCCCCGCCAACCCTGCGACAGGCCCTGAGCGGCCTGATCGGCGAAGCGCGCCTGATCGTCAGCGAACTGCCTGGGTGCGACCTGAAACTCTGGTTGATCGATGAACAGAACATGGACCGTGAGTTCAGCCGCGAGGAAACCCGGCGCATTCTCGAGGAGCCGCCCTACTGGAGCTTCTGCTGGGCCAGCGGCCTGGCCATGGCGCGCTACCTGGCCGAGCATCCGCAATGGGTGCGCGGCAAGCGCGTGCTGGATTTCGGCGCCGGCTCCGGCATCGCCGGGATCGCCGCCGCCCGCGCTGGCGCGCGGGAGGTAGTGGCCTGCGACCTCGACCCGCTGGCCCTGGACGCCTGCCGTGCCAACGCCGCGCTGAACGGCGTGACGCTGAACTACAGCAGCGATTTCTTTGCCGAGGCCGACCGCTTCGACCTGATCCTGGTCGCCGATGTACTCTACGACCGCGCCAACCTGCCGCTGCTGGACGAGTTCCTCAGCCGAGGTCGCCAGGCGCTGGTGGCCGATTCGCGGGTGCGCGATTTCAGCCACCCGCTGTACCGCCCGCTCGGGGTGCTCGAGGCGCTGACCCTGCCTGATCTGGCCGAGCCGCACGAATTCCGCCGGGTCAGCCTGTACCACGCCAGCCGCGAGCCCTTATAGTGGGGGTATTCACCGATTTGCGAGAGTCACGATGAGCCAGGAAACACCCTTTATCTTCGATGCCACCGATGCCACCTTCCAGCAACTGGTCATCGAGAACTCCTTCCACAAGCCGGTGCTGGTCGACTTCTGGGCCGAATGGTGCGCGCCGTGCAAGGCGCTGATGCCGCTGCTGGCGAAAATCGCCGAGGGCTACCAGGGCGAGCTGCTGCTGGCCAAGATCAACTGCGACGTCGAGCAGCAGGTCGTCGCCCAGTTCGGCATTCGCAGCCTGCCGACCGTGGTGCTGTTCAAGGACGGCCAGCCGGTCGACGGTTTCGCCGGCGCGCAACCCGAGTCGGCCATCCGCGCCATGCTCGAACCCCACGTGCAGATGCCCGCGCCGCCCGCCGCCGCGCCGCTGGAGCAGGCCAAGGCGCTGTTCGCCGAAAGCCGATTCAGCGAAGCCGAAGCCCTGCTGCAGGTGCTGCTGGGTGAAGACAACAGCAATGCCGAGGCGCTGATCCTCTATGCCCGCTGCCTGGCCGAACGGGGCGAGCTGGGCGAAGCCCAGGTGGTGCTCGACGCGGTCAAGACCGATGAGCACAAGGCCGCCCTGGCCGGCGCCAAGGCCCAGCTGACCTTCCTGCGCCAGGCCGCCAGCCTGCCGGAAGCCGCCGAGCTGAAGAGCCGCCTGGCGCAGAACCCGCAGGACGACGAGGCGGCCTACCAGCTGTGCATCCAGCAGTTGGCGCGCCAGCAGTACGAGGCCGCGATGGAGGGGCTGCTGAAGCTGTTCCAGCGCAACCGCGCCTACGAGAACGGCTTGCCGCAGAAGGCGCTGCTGCAGGTGTTCGAACTACTGGGCAACGCTCACCCGCTGGTCAGCCTGTATCGCCGCAAGCTGTCCGCTGCGCTGTTCTGAGGCTGTTGGGGCTGCTTTGCAGCCCCTCACCCCACCCAGCGATAAACCGGCGCATCCACGCCGCTTTCCACCTTCACCTCACTGCTGTGGCGCAAGCGCACCAGCAGCCGCTTGCCCGCCGCCACGTTCCCGGCCAGCCCCTCCAGGCGCTCCAGCAGCGCCGGCCCGCTCATCTGCCCCGCCTGGCGCAGCACGTCACGCGCCGCTGCCCATTGTCCGTCATCCTGCCGAGGTGCCGGGCTGGTGGTGACCGGCACCGCCTCGACAGACGCCGGCACTTCCAGTCGACGCCCCAGCTGCGCCCACTCCTCCGGCGCCAGCTCAATGGTCAGGTCCACCGGCCATTCACCGATCTGTCCACGAATTCTCACGATAGGTACCCTGCCTCCAGTCTCGATGCCGCCATGCTCCCACGAACATGAAACCTGTGCCAGGCAGGCTGGCGGGGCAAAGTAAAATTGTTATAACATCACATAATCTTTCCCAAACCGCCTGTGGAGCCGTCCATGCGTCGTCTGTTGCTCGCCCTGCCCTTCGCCCTGCTGCCCCTGGCCGTGGCCCATGCCCACGACGACCACGACCACGATCATGACCACGCCCATGGCTCCCTCGGTGCCCACGAGCATGGCGTGGCCAAGCTCAACGCGGTGCTCGACGGCAACACCCTCGAGCTGGAACTGGACAGCCCGGCGATGAACATTGTCGGCTTCGAGCACGTGGCCAGCAACGATACCGACAAGGCCAAGGTCGCCGCCGCCCGCCAGCAGCTCGAACAGCCCTTGAAACTGTTCGGCGTTGCCCCGGCAGCCGGCTGCAAGGAAGACGCCCAGGAGCTGGAAAGCCCGCTGTTCGGCGACGCCGCCCAGGCCGACGAGGATGGCGACAGCCATGAGCATGAGCACGGTCACGCCGACGTCAACGCCCACTACCAGCTGACCTGCGCCACCCCGGACAAACTCACCCAGATCGACCTCGGCCCGCTGTTCAAGACCTTCCCGCAGACCCAGAAGATCAACGTGCAACTGATCGGCCCCAACGGCCAGAAAGGCATCGAGGCCACCCCCGCCAAGGCCGTGGTCGCGTTCTGAATGAACCAGCCGCTGATCGAACTGCATGACCTGGTGTTCGCCTGGCCCGGCCAGGCGCCGCTCCTGGAAATCCCTGCATTTCGCCTGGAGCCCGGCGAGGCGCTGTTCCTCAAGGGCCCCAGCGGCAGCGGCAAGACCACCCTGCTCGGCCTGCTGGGAGGGGTCAACCGCCCCGGACAAGGCAGCATCCGCCTGCTTGGCCAGGACCTTGCGGCCCTGGGCCTGGGTGCGCGCGACCGTTTCCGGGTCGATCACACCGGCTACATCTTCCAGCAGTTCAACCTCCTGCCGTTCCTGTCGGTGCGGGAGAATGTCGAGCTGCCTTGTCGCTTCTCGAAAAGCCGCGCGGCCCGCGCCGCCCAGCGCCATGGCAGCATCGACCAGGCCGCTGCCCAACTGCTCGCCCACCTTGGCCTGGACAACCCGGCGCTGCTCGCCCGCCGCGCCGACAGCCTGTCGATCGGCCAGCAGCAGCGGGTTGCCGCGGCCCGGGCGCTGATCGGTCAGCCCGAGCTGGTGATTGCCGACGAGCCCACCTCGGCCCTCGACGCCGACACCCGCGAGGCCTTCATCCGCCTGCTGTTCGACGAATGCCGCGACGCGGGTGCCAGCCTGCTGTTCGTCAGCCATGACCAGAGCCTGGCGCCGCTGTTCGACCGGCACCTGTCCCTGGCCGAGCTCAACCGCGCCGCCAAGCCCCGGGAGGCCTGATGTACCTGCTTCGCCTTGCCCTGGCCAGCCTGGCCAACCGCCGCTTCACCGCCCTGCTCACCGCGTTCGCCATCGCCCTGTCGGTGTGCCTGCTGCTGGCCGTCGAGCGGGTGCGCACCGAGGCCCGCGCCAGCTTCGCCAGCACCATCAGCGGCACCGACCTGATCGTCGGCGCCCGCTCGGGGTCGGTGAACCTGCTGCTGTACTCGGTGTTTCGCATCGGCAACGCCACCAACAACATCCGCTGGGACAGCTACCAGCACTACGCCAGCGACCCGCGGGTGAAATGGGCCATCCCCATTTCCCTGGGTGACTCGCACCGTGGCTACCGGGTGATGGGCACCACCACCGACTACTTCAGCCACTACCAGTTCGGCCGCCGCCAGCACCTGGCACTCGACCAGGGCCGGGCGTTCGCCGACGATCCGTTCGAGGTGGTGCTCGGCGCCGAAGTGGCCCAGGCGCTGCACTACAAGCTCGGCGACAAGCTGGTCCTGGCGCATGGTGTAGCCGCCATCAGCCTGGTCAAGCACGACGACAAGCCGTTCACCGTGGTCGGCGTGCTCGAGCGCACCGGCACCCCGGTGGACCGTACCCTGCACATCAGCCTGGCCGGCATGGAGGCGATCCACATCGACTGGCACAACGGCGTGCCGGCCCGTGGCGCCGGGCGCATCAGCGCCGAGCAGGCCCGCACCATGGACCTGCAGCCTGCGGCCATCACCGCCTTCATGCTCGGGCTCAACAGCAAGATCGCCACGTTCAGCCTGCAGCGCGAGATCAACGAATACCGCGCCGAACCGCTGCTGGCGATCCTGCCCGGCGTGACCCTGCAGGAGCTGTGGAGCCTGATGGGCACGGCGGAGCAGGCCTTGTTCGTGGTGTCGCTGTTCGTTGTGCTCACCGGCCTGATCGGCATGCTCACGGCCATTCTCACCAGCCTCAACGAGCGCCGCCGGGAAATGGCCATCCTGCGATCGGTGGGTGCCCGTCCCTGGCATATCGCCGGATTGCTGGTGCTCGAGGCGCTGGCCTTGGCGCTGGCAGGCATCGCCGCCGGGCTGGGGTTGCTGTACGCAGGCATAGCCCTGGCCCAGGGCTATGTACAGGCCAACTATGGGCTATACCTGCCACTGGCCTGGCCGAGCGCCCACGAGTGGACGTTGCTGGCCATCATCCTCGGCGCGGCGCTGCTGATGGGTAGCGTGCCGGCCTGGCGCGCCTATCGGCAGTCGTTGGCCGATGGTTTGTCGATCCACCTTTAAGAGACAGACATGATCCTAGACTTCACCACCCTCTTCGCGGGTAAACCCGCGAAGAGGGCAAGACCGATCATTCAGTATCTGCTGCTCACGATCCTACTGATGACTTCGCTGCCCCTCTGGGCCGCCGACCCGCGCGAGCTGGACTGGCCCGCCCTGATCCCCGAGGGCGCGCCGGTCATCCCGCCACAACTGACGCCCCTGCACGATCTGTCGCAGATCAGCGACGCGCTGTCCGCCGAGGCCGCCCCCGCCGCCCGCCAGCAGGCGCCCAACGCGCCGGTGGTGAAAGCCCTGGACGGCCAGCAGGTGAAGATCCCCGGCTACATCGTGCCGCTGGAAGTCAGCGACGAAGGCCGCACCACCGAGTTCCTCCTGGTGCCCTACTACGGCGCCTGCATCCATGTGCCGCCACCGCCGTCGAACCAGATCGTGCATATCTTCAGCGAGATGGGCGTGCGCATCGAAGACCTGTACCAACCGTACTGGATCGAGGGCACGATGCAGGTCAAGGCCAGCAGCAGCGAACTGGCGGACGCCGGTTACCAGATGGAAGCAGAGAAAATCTACGCTTATGAGCTGAAGTGAGCATTGCGTCACCCCGATAGCACGGCTTCTTTGAGCTGGGTCAAACTTTCTGTTTAGTCAGCTTCGTACCATTGGACTACTCGATTACTCACGTCCTCTGGGAGCTTCCATGAACAAGTCCTTGCTCGGTGCCTCGCTCGTCGCGTTGGCGCTTGCAGCCCCTGTCGCCCACGCCCACCAGGCGGGGGATTTCATCCTCCGCGCCGGCGCCATCACCACCGCGCCCAACGAGAACAGCGGCGACATCAAGCTCGACGGCGCCAAGGTCTCGGGCACCAAGGCGACTCTGGACAGTGACACCCAGCTGGGCCTGGCCTTCGCCTACATGCTCACCGACCACATCGGTCTCGAGCTGCTGGCCGCCACCCCGTTCCAGCACAAAGTCGGCGTCAAGGGCCTCGGCCCTGGCCTGGACGGCAAGCTGGCCGACATCAAGCAACTGCCGCCGACCCTGTCGCTGCAGTACTACCCGATGGCGCCGTCCTCGAAGTTCCAGCCATACGCCGGCGTGGGCATCAACTACACGATGTTCTTCGATGAGGACCTGACCAGCGACCGTAAGGCCCAGGGCTTCAGCAACATGAAGCTGAAGGACTCGGTCGGCATCGCCGGCCAGTTGGGCATGGACTACATGCTCACCGACAACCTGCTGCTCAACGCCGCGGTCTGGTACGTCGACATCGACACCAAGGCCAGCATCGACGGCCCGAGCGCCCTGGGCGTCGGCAAGACCAAAGTCGACGTCGATGTCGATCCGTGGGTCTACATGGTCGGTATCGGCTACAAGTTCTGATCCGCAGGCGCGCCTGCTCCCTCTGGAGCGGGCGCGCCACGCATCGTCTCGACGCTCCAGAGATACCCCCAATAGCCCCAGGCCAGCGCGCTTATCCCCGCCCCCACCCCGCACACCGCCACCCAGCCCCACTGTCCGTAAACCCAGGTCGCCACGACCGCCCCTACCCCGCTGCCGAGCGAATAGCAGCACATGTAGGCGCCGATCAGCCGGCTGGCCATCTCGCCGCGCCCCGCCAGCAGCAGGCTCTGGTTAGTCACGTGCACCGCCTGCACGGCCAGGTCCAGCATCAGAATCCCGACTACCAGCGCCAGCAATGATTGCTCAAGGTAGGCGATGGGCAGCCACGACAGGGTCAGCAGACCCAATGCCCAGCCAGTCACCCGCCGTCCATGTCCGTGATCCGCCAGACGCCCGGCACGCGATGCCGCCAGTGCCCCCGCCACGCCGGCCAGACCGAACAGCCCGACTTGCGTGTGATCCAGTGCCAGTGGCGCGGCGCTCAAGGGCAGCACCATCGCACTCCACAGCACGCTGAACGCCGCGAACACCAGCACCGCGAACACACCGCGCTCACGCAGCAGACGGTCATGTCGATACAGCCGCAGCACCGATGCCAGCAACGCCCGATAGCGCTGCCTCTGCCCCTGCGGCCTGGCGACAGGCAAGCGCCAGGCGAGCAGCCCCGCCATTGCCAGCGCAAGCACCGCCGCCAGGCCATACACACCCTGCCAGCCGAGCAGGTCGGCTACCGCGCCTGATACCAGGCGCGCCGAGAGGATGCCCAGTACCACGCCGCTGGTCACCGTGCCCACTACTTGCCCTTGTTCGGCGGGCGTGGCGAGCGTGGCGGCATGCGCCACCATCACCTGCACCACCACCGCAGCCAGGCCGACCAGGGCCATTGCGGCCAGCAGCACGGCCCAGTCCACGGCAAAGGCTACGGCCAGCAAGGCGCCGGACGAGACGAGCAATTGGCCGAGGATCAGCTGCTTGCGATCAAGCAGATCCCCCAGCGGCACGATCTGCAGCAACCCCAAGGCATAGCCGGCCTGGGTCATCCCCACTATCAAGCCGGCGCGGGCGCTACTCACCCCAAGGCTCGCTGCCATCGACTCCAGCAGCGGCTGGGCGAGATACACCGTGGCCACGGCCAGTGCGCAGGCGGCGGCCAACAACAACGTCAATCCACGGGTGAGCGTCGACATCGAAGACTCCCTTTCAAGTCTGGTTTCAATTTAAAACCACATGACTGGCTTTCTAGCAAAGGTGGTTTTATTCTGCAACCAGATAGACACCCAAGGATCGCGCCATGCTCGACGAGAACAACCAGCAATGCCCTGTGGCCCGCGCCTTGGAGGTGCTCGGCGACCGTTGGGCGCTGATGATCCTGCGCGATGCCTTTGACGGCCTGCGCCGCTTCAGCGAATTGCAGAAGAACCTGGGGCTGGCGAAGAACATCCTCGCC
This window of the Pseudomonas mosselii genome carries:
- a CDS encoding OmpW/AlkL family protein — encoded protein: MNKSLLGASLVALALAAPVAHAHQAGDFILRAGAITTAPNENSGDIKLDGAKVSGTKATLDSDTQLGLAFAYMLTDHIGLELLAATPFQHKVGVKGLGPGLDGKLADIKQLPPTLSLQYYPMAPSSKFQPYAGVGINYTMFFDEDLTSDRKAQGFSNMKLKDSVGIAGQLGMDYMLTDNLLLNAAVWYVDIDTKASIDGPSALGVGKTKVDVDVDPWVYMVGIGYKF
- a CDS encoding riboflavin synthase, with protein sequence MFTGIIESIGTIRSLTPKGGDVRVYVETGKLDLGDVKLGDSIAVNGVCLTAVELPGDGFWADVSVETLKRTAMVDLKSGSRVNLEKALTPTTRLGGHLVSGHVDGVGEIVSRADNARAIQFRVRAPKELAKYIAHKGSITVDGTSLTVNEVDGAEFELTIVPHTLSETIMADYRAGRRVNLEVDLLARYLERLLLGDKAAEPSKGSGITESFLAANGFLKS
- a CDS encoding MFS transporter produces the protein MSTLTRGLTLLLAAACALAVATVYLAQPLLESMAASLGVSSARAGLIVGMTQAGYALGLLQIVPLGDLLDRKQLILGQLLVSSGALLAVAFAVDWAVLLAAMALVGLAAVVVQVMVAHAATLATPAEQGQVVGTVTSGVVLGILSARLVSGAVADLLGWQGVYGLAAVLALAMAGLLAWRLPVARPQGQRQRYRALLASVLRLYRHDRLLRERGVFAVLVFAAFSVLWSAMVLPLSAAPLALDHTQVGLFGLAGVAGALAASRAGRLADHGHGRRVTGWALGLLTLSWLPIAYLEQSLLALVVGILMLDLAVQAVHVTNQSLLLAGRGEMASRLIGAYMCCYSLGSGVGAVVATWVYGQWGWVAVCGVGAGISALAWGYWGYLWSVETMRGAPAPEGAGAPADQNL
- a CDS encoding ABC transporter ATP-binding protein; translated protein: MNQPLIELHDLVFAWPGQAPLLEIPAFRLEPGEALFLKGPSGSGKTTLLGLLGGVNRPGQGSIRLLGQDLAALGLGARDRFRVDHTGYIFQQFNLLPFLSVRENVELPCRFSKSRAARAAQRHGSIDQAAAQLLAHLGLDNPALLARRADSLSIGQQQRVAAARALIGQPELVIADEPTSALDADTREAFIRLLFDECRDAGASLLFVSHDQSLAPLFDRHLSLAELNRAAKPREA
- a CDS encoding YbaY family lipoprotein → MHPRALVVLCCAALLAACGSDRPKPEQAPAPVPAKVAKKTEPLGPLPAYQRELSGTLLEIPAGADVELALLVIDERGRPQQLLASSTLSGTGQALPYRLRFNPEAFPAGARVELRGRASRSGQLILHLPPVRIAQAQTQATGPLRFEKAP
- the ribBA gene encoding bifunctional 3,4-dihydroxy-2-butanone-4-phosphate synthase/GTP cyclohydrolase II, producing the protein MALNSIEELVEDIRQGKMVILMDDEDRENEGDIIMAAECCLPEHINFMAKHARGLICMPMTRERCETLKLPLMAPRNGSGFGTKFTVSIEAAEGVTTGISAADRARTVQAAAAKDAKAEDIVSPGHIFPLMAQPGGTLARAGHTEAACDLARMAGFEPSGVICEVMNDDGTMSRRAELEVFAAEHGLKIGTIADLIHYRMIHERTVQRVSEQPIESELGQFNLVTYRDAVEGDVHMALTLGKICAEEPTLVRVHNMDPLRDLLMVKQPGRWSLRAAMSAVAEAGSGVVLLLGHPLDGDVLLAHIRESAGDTQPKAPTTYSTVGAGSQILRDLGVRKMRLMSSPMKFNAISGFDLEVVEYVPSE
- a CDS encoding class I SAM-dependent methyltransferase, whose protein sequence is MAPPTLRQALSGLIGEARLIVSELPGCDLKLWLIDEQNMDREFSREETRRILEEPPYWSFCWASGLAMARYLAEHPQWVRGKRVLDFGAGSGIAGIAAARAGAREVVACDLDPLALDACRANAALNGVTLNYSSDFFAEADRFDLILVADVLYDRANLPLLDEFLSRGRQALVADSRVRDFSHPLYRPLGVLEALTLPDLAEPHEFRRVSLYHASREPL
- a CDS encoding ABC transporter permease, which produces MYLLRLALASLANRRFTALLTAFAIALSVCLLLAVERVRTEARASFASTISGTDLIVGARSGSVNLLLYSVFRIGNATNNIRWDSYQHYASDPRVKWAIPISLGDSHRGYRVMGTTTDYFSHYQFGRRQHLALDQGRAFADDPFEVVLGAEVAQALHYKLGDKLVLAHGVAAISLVKHDDKPFTVVGVLERTGTPVDRTLHISLAGMEAIHIDWHNGVPARGAGRISAEQARTMDLQPAAITAFMLGLNSKIATFSLQREINEYRAEPLLAILPGVTLQELWSLMGTAEQALFVVSLFVVLTGLIGMLTAILTSLNERRREMAILRSVGARPWHIAGLLVLEALALALAGIAAGLGLLYAGIALAQGYVQANYGLYLPLAWPSAHEWTLLAIILGAALLMGSVPAWRAYRQSLADGLSIHL
- the trxA gene encoding thioredoxin, which encodes MSQETPFIFDATDATFQQLVIENSFHKPVLVDFWAEWCAPCKALMPLLAKIAEGYQGELLLAKINCDVEQQVVAQFGIRSLPTVVLFKDGQPVDGFAGAQPESAIRAMLEPHVQMPAPPAAAPLEQAKALFAESRFSEAEALLQVLLGEDNSNAEALILYARCLAERGELGEAQVVLDAVKTDEHKAALAGAKAQLTFLRQAASLPEAAELKSRLAQNPQDDEAAYQLCIQQLARQQYEAAMEGLLKLFQRNRAYENGLPQKALLQVFELLGNAHPLVSLYRRKLSAALF
- the ribD gene encoding bifunctional diaminohydroxyphosphoribosylaminopyrimidine deaminase/5-amino-6-(5-phosphoribosylamino)uracil reductase RibD yields the protein MSSQAILDAHYMARAVELARKGLYSTHPNPRVGCVIVRDGEVVGEGWHVRAGEPHAEVHALRQAGERARGACAYVTLEPCSHHGRTPPCADALVKAGVARVVAAMQDPNPQVAGNGLQRLREAGIEVASGVLEAEARALNPGFLKRMEQGLPFVRAKLAMSLDGRTAMASGESQWITGPAARAAVQRLRARSSVVLTSAESVLFDQARMTVRGEELGLDDALTTLALSRPPLRVLVDGRLRLPLDAPFFQAGPALVVTAAGEDPRYAAAGHELINLPGSEGRVDLPALLRTLAGRGVNEILLEAGAGLVGAFARQGLVDEYQLFVAGTFLGSDARPLLDWPLSKMSEAPRLKITEMRAVGDDWRVTAIPLPPPGV
- a CDS encoding DUF3299 domain-containing protein, whose amino-acid sequence is MTSLPLWAADPRELDWPALIPEGAPVIPPQLTPLHDLSQISDALSAEAAPAARQQAPNAPVVKALDGQQVKIPGYIVPLEVSDEGRTTEFLLVPYYGACIHVPPPPSNQIVHIFSEMGVRIEDLYQPYWIEGTMQVKASSSELADAGYQMEAEKIYAYELK
- a CDS encoding DUF2796 domain-containing protein, which produces MRRLLLALPFALLPLAVAHAHDDHDHDHDHAHGSLGAHEHGVAKLNAVLDGNTLELELDSPAMNIVGFEHVASNDTDKAKVAAARQQLEQPLKLFGVAPAAGCKEDAQELESPLFGDAAQADEDGDSHEHEHGHADVNAHYQLTCATPDKLTQIDLGPLFKTFPQTQKINVQLIGPNGQKGIEATPAKAVVAF
- the nrdR gene encoding transcriptional regulator NrdR, whose amino-acid sequence is MHCPFCGANDTKVIDSRLVAEGEQVRRRRECVACGERFTTFETAELVLPRLIKQDGTRQPFDEDKLRAGMQRALEKRPVSVERLEAALAHIKSRLRATGEREVKSLVVGEMVMAELRKLDEVAYIRFASVYRRFQDLDEFREEIDRLAREPAKE